The Brevibacterium atlanticum genome segment CCGTGATGCGCACGCTCTACGCCGACTGGAACACCGTGGCACAGACCGCCGTCGCCCAACTGCGCATGGAGGCCGCGAAATTCCCCGAGGACCCGGCGCTGACCTCCCTGGTGGGGGAGCTGTCGGTGCAGGACCCGCAGTTCGCCAAGTGGTGGGCCGGACGGTCGGTCAAGAGCCTCACCACCGGAACGAAGACACTCAACCACGAAACGGCCGGGGAGCTCGTCCTCGACTGGGACACACTCGTCGAGGCGCACGATTCCGAACAGCAGCTCATCGTCTGGACCGCGGCCGCGGACAGCCCCACCGGCGAAGCACTGCGATTCCTCGCCGCATGGGCGATCGGCAGGAAAGAGCCCGGCGCAAGGACTGCAGAGGGGGAGAAGAACATCCCAGGATGATTTCCTCCTCTGGTCCCCCTGCCCGACGAGGACGAGGATGGAACTCGCAAGCCACCACCCGTACGAGGAGAGCAGCCATGAGCAACCCAGGATTCGATCAGATGTTCCCCACAGGGGACGCCAACGACGCGTTCGCACAGTACTTCATCGGGCAGAGCTATCTGGCCCCACTCACCGACGGTGCCGTGCCCGTGAGCAATGTGACCTTCGAACCCGCATGCCGCAACAACTGGCACATCCACCATGGTGAGAACGGAGGCGGCGACCAGGTCCTGCTGTGCACAGCCGGCTCCGGCTGGTACCAGGCCGAGGGCGACGACCCGATCAGCATGACCCCCGGCACTGCCATCCGAGTCCCTGCCGGGACGAAGCACTGGCACGGCGCGAAGTCCGATTCGTGGTTCAGCCATCTGGCCTTCATCACACCCGGAGACGGCGTCAGCAACGAATGGCTCGAACCCGTCGACGATGACACCTACAACACCCTCGAGATGAAGTGAGGACACCGCATGACGATTCTCAATGACACCCTGACACTGTCCAACGAAGTAGCCATTCCCCGACTCGGCCTGGGCACCTGGTTCATCGACGACGACCAAGCCGCGCAGGCCGTACGTGACGCGATCGAGGTCGGATACCGCAACATCGACACCGCCCAGGCCTACGGCAACGAACGCGGAGTCGGAGAAGGAGTGCGCACCAGCGGCATTGCGCGCGACGACCTGTTCGTCTCGACCAAGCTCGCGGCTGAGATCAAGGACTACGAAGCCGCCGTGGCCGCGATCGACGAATCACTGTCGACAATCGGCCTCGACTACATCGACCTCATGCTCATCCACGCTCCGCAGCCCTGGGACGACTTTCGCGAAGGCGACTACGCCGAAGGCAACCGCCAGGCGTGGAAGGCCCTCGAAGAGGCCCACCGAGCAGGCAGGATCCGAGCGATCGGAGTCTCGAACTTTCTCATAGGCGATCTCGATGACCTCATCGAGCACGCCTCCGTGGCCCCGCACGTCAACCAGATCCTCGCTCACGTCGGCAACACCCCGTCCGAACTCATCGCTCACTGCCGAGAGCACGGCATCGTTGTCGAGGCCTATTCTCCGATCGCCCACGGCGCGGTCCTCGACAGCCCCGACATCACTGCCATGGCGGACCGCTACGGCGTGAGCGTGCCGCAGCTGTGCATCCGATACACCCTCCAGCTCGGCGCCGTGTCACTGCCGAAGACCGCGAACCCCGACCACATGCGATCGAACGCGGATGTCGACTTCGTCATCTCCGACCACGACATGGAGACCCTGCGCGGTCTCGGGCAGGTCGACTACGGCGAATTCGCCGCCTTCCCTGTCTTCAGCGGCAAGTGAGCGAGTGGCGTCTGGGTCGAAAGGGCGGCCGCCACAAGCAGCGACACCGCGAGAGAGAATGAAGGAGAAGAGATGACTGAGAGCGCGAACGATTCGACGACGGGCTGGACCGGCGGCCAGAAGGCATTCGGTGACTTCGCCCCGGGCATGGTCCACTACACGGATCGAATCCTCTTCGACGAAGTGTGGGAACGCGAGGGCCTGAGCAAACGCGACCGAAGCATGATCACCGTCGCCGCGCTCGTGGCGACCGGGAAGATGGACCAACTCGCCTTCCACCTCGACTTCGCCCGACAGAACGGCTGCACCGAGGACGAACTCAAGGAGGCCATCACCCAGCTGGCCTTCTACGCCGGCTGGCCCAACGGGATGGGAGCCATGTCAGTGGCGAAGCAGGTCTTCGCCGGCGAGTGATGAATTGCGACCGACGTTGAGGTCCGCTCAACGTCACTGACGCCCTACCTCGGCGATGGGAATGATTCCCCGCCGAGGTGGCTGTTCACTTCCGCTCGAGATCCTCGAGTTCGGGGTAGATCGTCTCCTTCGGAGCAACCCCGTGATTGCGGATGAGCACGTAGTAGAGCACGAAGGTGACCGCGATGCCGACGAGCCACGAGATGTCCGCGCCGCCGAGCTTCGCGACCAGCGGGCCGGTGTAGAACGACTGCGCGAGGAACGGGATCTGGACGATCACGCCGACGCCGTAGGCGACGAGCGCTCGCCAGTTCCATGCGCCGTAGCGGCCGGCCCGGTCGTAGAAGGCGGGGATGTCGAAGCGGTCCTTCGAGATCAGGTAGTAGTCGGTGAGGTTGATGACCGACCACGGGGTGAAGACCATGAGCAGCGCGAGAACGAAGTTCTTGAAGTTCGCGAGGAAGTCCGCCGAGGCGAGCAGCGCGACGAGCACCGTGAGCGTGACGATGCCGATGACGAAGACCGCGCGCGTCCAGCGGCGAATCGTCGCCTTATTGCCGAACGAGGTGAGGATCGTCAGCGTGCACATGAACGCCCCGTAGGCGTTGAGCGTGTTGACGGTCAGTTTGCCCAGCAGGATGACGATGAAGATGAGCAGGGCGAACACTCCGCCGCCGACGATGTCGCCGACATAGCCGACCTGGTTCTCGACGAACTCATTGCCGGACTCGGTCATGGCGGCCGCGCCGATGAGCGCACCCAGCGTCATCGACCACTGCGAGCCGATGACCGATCCGCCGAACGTGAACCAGAAGGTCTTCGACGACGGGGTCGAGCGCGGCAGGTAGCGCGAGTAGTCGGCGACATAGGGGCC includes the following:
- a CDS encoding cupin domain-containing protein → MSNPGFDQMFPTGDANDAFAQYFIGQSYLAPLTDGAVPVSNVTFEPACRNNWHIHHGENGGGDQVLLCTAGSGWYQAEGDDPISMTPGTAIRVPAGTKHWHGAKSDSWFSHLAFITPGDGVSNEWLEPVDDDTYNTLEMK
- a CDS encoding aldo/keto reductase, whose amino-acid sequence is MTILNDTLTLSNEVAIPRLGLGTWFIDDDQAAQAVRDAIEVGYRNIDTAQAYGNERGVGEGVRTSGIARDDLFVSTKLAAEIKDYEAAVAAIDESLSTIGLDYIDLMLIHAPQPWDDFREGDYAEGNRQAWKALEEAHRAGRIRAIGVSNFLIGDLDDLIEHASVAPHVNQILAHVGNTPSELIAHCREHGIVVEAYSPIAHGAVLDSPDITAMADRYGVSVPQLCIRYTLQLGAVSLPKTANPDHMRSNADVDFVISDHDMETLRGLGQVDYGEFAAFPVFSGK
- a CDS encoding carboxymuconolactone decarboxylase family protein — its product is MTESANDSTTGWTGGQKAFGDFAPGMVHYTDRILFDEVWEREGLSKRDRSMITVAALVATGKMDQLAFHLDFARQNGCTEDELKEAITQLAFYAGWPNGMGAMSVAKQVFAGE
- a CDS encoding purine-cytosine permease family protein, which gives rise to MANATSSGIEKRSIEMVPDAERHGTPRSQFTLWFGANTQITAIVDGALAVVFGADALWAIIGLLIGNVIGGIVMALHSAQGPQLGLPQMISSRAQFGIIGAIIPLVLVVLMYIGFASTGAVLSGQAVNLIIGVNTPAVGIVIFGALTALVALLGYRYIHVLGRISSVTGLLGFLFITYCALTKVDVPGLISHSSFAFPAFLSAIALSVGWQLTYGPYVADYSRYLPRSTPSSKTFWFTFGGSVIGSQWSMTLGALIGAAAMTESGNEFVENQVGYVGDIVGGGVFALLIFIVILLGKLTVNTLNAYGAFMCTLTILTSFGNKATIRRWTRAVFVIGIVTLTVLVALLASADFLANFKNFVLALLMVFTPWSVINLTDYYLISKDRFDIPAFYDRAGRYGAWNWRALVAYGVGVIVQIPFLAQSFYTGPLVAKLGGADISWLVGIAVTFVLYYVLIRNHGVAPKETIYPELEDLERK